A genome region from Thermococcus sp. includes the following:
- a CDS encoding DUF1102 domain-containing protein produces MRKNIALGIFGLLVAFGLVLGAGANFRDYNADRSVHWDIVSDDNELIDLTPIQPYAYINEGGVLVVDISPDNPNYPGYGQGLSPNSEYNFDEVFEVSNDLWENNMSIVVRITNANTAIQFYGADHDIHDASTGNIVYASDMAKNDVCFVVGPGEAVKVGMDFTVGNAALNTTESSNIHIEAYRLGTEPAELAGKCGQ; encoded by the coding sequence ATGAGAAAGAATATTGCCCTTGGAATTTTTGGCCTGCTGGTGGCCTTTGGCCTTGTATTGGGGGCCGGAGCCAACTTCAGGGACTACAACGCTGACAGGAGTGTCCACTGGGACATCGTCAGCGATGACAACGAGCTCATCGACCTGACGCCCATTCAGCCCTACGCATACATAAACGAGGGTGGCGTTCTGGTGGTTGACATAAGCCCGGACAATCCGAACTACCCAGGTTACGGCCAGGGTCTTAGCCCGAACTCGGAGTACAACTTCGACGAGGTCTTTGAGGTAAGCAACGACCTCTGGGAGAACAACATGAGTATAGTTGTCAGGATTACCAACGCCAACACCGCGATACAGTTCTACGGCGCAGACCACGACATCCACGATGCCAGCACCGGCAACATCGTCTACGCCAGTGACATGGCGAAAAACGACGTCTGCTTCGTCGTTGGTCCAGGAGAGGCCGTTAAGGTCGGCATGGACTTTACAGTTGGCAACGCAGCTCTGAACACCACAGAGAGCAGCAACATACATATAGAGGCCTACAGGCTCGGCACCGAACCCGCAGAACTGGCCGGAAAGTGTGGGCAGTGA
- a CDS encoding DUF1102 domain-containing protein: MNKLFGLALLMVGMLLAVGAGANFRYYSADRQASFDVVADDNELIDLTALQPYVTYDAGKLYVDITQYNPNYPEGAGQGMSPNTTYVFEEMFEVSNELWENNQTEYPICVDIKTNHEGVLLFAGNYTNPIAGPANNLEFTVYHGNPVPIGMIFDNTNATLGNYQFQMSIEAHAGACEQ; encoded by the coding sequence ATGAACAAGCTATTTGGACTGGCTTTACTGATGGTTGGAATGCTCCTGGCAGTTGGAGCCGGGGCCAACTTCAGGTACTACTCCGCCGACAGGCAGGCGAGCTTCGACGTCGTCGCGGATGACAACGAGCTCATCGACCTGACGGCCCTTCAGCCTTACGTGACCTACGACGCTGGAAAGCTCTACGTGGACATAACCCAGTACAACCCGAACTACCCGGAGGGTGCAGGCCAGGGCATGAGCCCGAACACAACGTACGTCTTTGAGGAGATGTTTGAGGTAAGCAATGAGCTCTGGGAGAACAACCAGACCGAGTACCCGATATGCGTCGACATAAAGACCAACCATGAGGGTGTCCTGCTCTTCGCCGGGAACTACACCAACCCGATTGCAGGACCGGCCAACAACCTGGAGTTCACGGTCTACCACGGAAACCCCGTGCCCATTGGAATGATATTCGACAACACAAACGCAACCCTCGGAAACTATCAGTTCCAGATGAGCATAGAAGCCCATGCCGGGGCCTGTGAACAGTGA
- a CDS encoding signal peptidase I, translating to MKKLIELILAVIILVFIIGSLAGFLLNRPVFLSYAYSKSMTPTIDKGDLFIMNPLARNFDVGDIIVFHRHGGWTVHRIFAVTDDGFITKGDNNVATDQQDGLYPPVKRPDIAGKVVVLFRKPLVIRGGGAFIQSARAKLSNVYVIAVLLFIGAFLTFSGSSKRRKRIKYYRVSVRTLYAAISVLIIAGFLFVTVASWGTLAFTYSSTLAGGQRAGWYLPGSTFEKNLSVENRAVYPFYYFVSGGNERVELLGPTFLRLDGGSSASVLAHVTVPTDTRIYREEFQVRSYPAILPVSLVTFLYSFNPYLPLVAYALFLSAVLWTFYVLSGVSEGDILRIRKRRGSLLSKILGDG from the coding sequence ATGAAAAAACTAATCGAACTCATCCTTGCGGTCATCATCTTGGTTTTCATTATAGGCTCATTAGCGGGCTTCCTCCTCAACAGACCGGTTTTTCTGTCGTACGCTTATTCCAAGAGCATGACCCCCACTATAGATAAGGGCGACCTCTTCATCATGAATCCCTTAGCCAGAAACTTCGACGTTGGTGACATCATCGTATTTCACAGGCACGGGGGCTGGACCGTTCACAGGATCTTCGCGGTCACCGATGATGGCTTCATAACCAAGGGAGATAACAACGTAGCCACCGATCAGCAGGATGGGCTTTATCCCCCGGTTAAGAGACCGGATATAGCCGGAAAAGTCGTTGTTCTCTTTAGAAAACCCCTCGTCATCCGCGGTGGTGGAGCGTTTATTCAATCCGCCAGGGCAAAGCTAAGCAACGTCTACGTCATAGCGGTTCTCCTATTCATTGGGGCGTTTCTAACGTTCTCCGGGAGCTCCAAAAGGAGGAAGAGGATAAAGTATTACCGGGTAAGTGTTAGAACCCTCTACGCAGCCATATCAGTGCTCATCATAGCGGGCTTCCTTTTCGTAACGGTTGCATCTTGGGGAACGCTGGCCTTCACCTACTCCTCTACCCTCGCGGGCGGTCAGCGGGCCGGCTGGTACCTTCCCGGTTCAACCTTCGAGAAGAACTTAAGTGTGGAAAACAGGGCAGTTTACCCCTTTTACTACTTTGTAAGTGGGGGAAACGAGAGGGTAGAACTCCTGGGCCCCACGTTCCTCCGCCTCGATGGTGGTTCAAGCGCCAGCGTTTTGGCTCACGTTACTGTTCCAACAGACACCAGGATCTACCGCGAGGAGTTCCAAGTAAGGTCGTATCCGGCCATTCTACCGGTGTCCCTCGTCACGTTCCTGTACTCCTTCAACCCGTACCTGCCGCTCGTTGCATATGCTCTCTTCCTGTCGGCAGTCCTGTGGACCTTCTACGTTCTTTCAGGGGTTTCTGAGGGGGATATTCTTAGAATCAGGAAGCGGAGAGGAAGTCTCCTCTCCAAGATACTCGGAGATGGTTAG
- a CDS encoding DUF5305 family protein, protein MKFYEKIDKKRTILIGIAVSISLAVLFGAYSGLAYSRTPITTKATYSTLYTEEGHFRHTGIFSNETIYKSGVSLNYYPSKITEELLGNYTFRLSPQATGRYEAALHVNYYVSSARKKVYILNETSFIGRGAFSGSFTIPVHLNMTELDERLKEIREGTGLYRAEREVYITVKVLSDDKEPFTQEIRLNRDASGMLYFTGSDKEYRKVVRNVSTTTNSLSFVGSDVGVSTARTVFPAMALLFAIPPAGFIYTKRERKLDKLKGLRKYVVEGTAPSAERKIELSSPKDLERVFELVDRPIVHYRDGETDVYVVTDGGTVYEYRAS, encoded by the coding sequence ATGAAGTTTTATGAAAAGATCGATAAAAAACGGACCATCCTGATTGGGATTGCCGTTTCAATTTCCCTCGCCGTTCTGTTCGGGGCCTACTCTGGTCTGGCCTACTCACGGACCCCAATAACGACGAAGGCAACGTATTCCACACTGTACACGGAGGAAGGGCACTTTAGACACACCGGGATATTCTCCAACGAGACCATCTACAAGAGTGGAGTATCGCTCAATTACTACCCGTCGAAGATAACCGAGGAACTGCTGGGGAACTACACGTTCAGGTTATCCCCACAGGCCACTGGCAGATACGAGGCGGCACTTCACGTCAACTACTACGTGTCGTCCGCCAGGAAGAAGGTGTACATCCTCAACGAAACGTCGTTCATTGGCCGGGGAGCATTTTCGGGCTCGTTTACCATACCGGTACATCTCAACATGACCGAGCTCGACGAGAGGCTTAAGGAGATACGGGAGGGCACCGGACTCTACCGTGCCGAGAGGGAAGTCTATATAACGGTCAAAGTGCTGAGCGACGATAAAGAGCCCTTTACTCAGGAAATCCGGCTAAACCGCGACGCCTCAGGGATGCTCTATTTCACGGGGTCCGACAAGGAATACAGAAAGGTCGTCCGGAACGTCAGCACAACGACGAACTCACTCTCCTTTGTAGGCTCGGACGTCGGGGTTTCAACTGCCAGAACGGTCTTCCCTGCGATGGCGTTGCTCTTCGCAATTCCCCCAGCGGGCTTCATCTACACCAAGAGGGAGAGGAAGCTGGACAAGCTCAAGGGACTAAGGAAGTACGTAGTCGAGGGGACGGCACCTTCAGCAGAGAGAAAGATCGAACTATCCTCGCCCAAGGACCTTGAAAGAGTTTTTGAACTTGTTGATCGGCCCATAGTCCATTACCGTGATGGCGAGACCGATGTCTATGTCGTAACCGATGGTGGAACAGTTTACGAGTATCGGGCTTCCTAG
- a CDS encoding inorganic diphosphatase, with amino-acid sequence MNPFHDIEPGPEVPEVVNAVIEIPKGSRNKYELDKKHGLIKLDRVLYSPFFYPVDYGIIPQTYYDDGDPFDIMVIMREPVYPLTLIESRPIGIMKMNDSGDKDWKVLAVPVDDPYFKEWKDIDDVPKSFLDEIAHFFRRYKELQGKTTVVEGWGNAEEAKREILRSIEMYKEKFGKKE; translated from the coding sequence ATGAACCCGTTCCACGACATAGAACCCGGACCGGAGGTTCCAGAGGTAGTAAACGCCGTCATAGAAATCCCTAAGGGGAGCAGGAACAAATACGAGCTCGACAAGAAACACGGCCTTATAAAACTCGACCGCGTTCTCTACAGCCCGTTCTTCTACCCGGTCGACTACGGAATCATCCCCCAGACCTACTACGACGATGGAGACCCCTTCGACATAATGGTCATCATGCGCGAGCCGGTCTACCCGCTCACCCTTATCGAGAGCAGGCCGATAGGCATTATGAAGATGAACGACAGCGGCGATAAGGACTGGAAAGTTCTCGCCGTCCCCGTTGACGACCCGTACTTCAAGGAATGGAAGGACATAGATGACGTTCCCAAGTCTTTCCTCGACGAAATCGCTCATTTCTTCAGGCGCTATAAGGAGCTCCAGGGCAAGACCACCGTCGTTGAGGGTTGGGGCAACGCCGAGGAGGCCAAGAGGGAGATCCTCCGCTCCATTGAGATGTACAAAGAGAAGTTCGGAAAGAAGGAGTGA
- a CDS encoding DNA-directed RNA polymerase has product MYKLLTVKDIVRIPPKMFTVDPKEAAKIVLRETYEGIYDRDEGVVLSILDVREIGPGLIVPGDGATYHDVVFDVLVWKPEMHEVVEGEVVDVAPYGAFIRIGPVDGLVHISQLMDDYVVFDEKNKQFVGKETRRTLQLGDKVRARIIAVSIKSKVIRENKVGLTMRQPGLGKEDWIEKEKRKEAET; this is encoded by the coding sequence ATGTACAAACTCCTAACGGTTAAGGACATCGTCAGAATCCCCCCCAAGATGTTCACCGTGGACCCAAAGGAAGCCGCGAAGATCGTGCTCCGCGAGACGTACGAGGGCATCTACGACAGGGATGAGGGCGTGGTGCTCTCCATCCTGGACGTCAGGGAGATAGGTCCGGGGCTCATAGTACCCGGCGATGGTGCGACGTATCACGACGTCGTTTTCGACGTTCTGGTGTGGAAGCCCGAGATGCACGAGGTCGTTGAGGGGGAGGTCGTCGATGTGGCCCCCTACGGGGCTTTCATCAGGATCGGTCCCGTTGATGGCCTTGTTCACATCTCCCAGCTGATGGATGACTACGTCGTCTTCGACGAGAAGAACAAACAGTTCGTCGGTAAAGAGACAAGGAGAACACTTCAGCTTGGCGACAAGGTTCGCGCAAGGATAATAGCGGTCAGCATAAAGAGCAAGGTCATACGGGAGAACAAGGTAGGCCTCACCATGCGCCAGCCAGGACTCGGAAAGGAGGATTGGATAGAAAAGGAGAAGCGCAAGGAGGCCGAAACATGA
- the spt4 gene encoding transcription elongation factor subunit Spt4, producing the protein MTKERACRHCHYITTEDRCPVCGSRDLSEEWFDLVIISDPENSRIAQKLGVTVPGKYAIRVR; encoded by the coding sequence ATGACCAAAGAGAGGGCATGCAGACACTGCCACTACATAACCACAGAGGACCGCTGCCCGGTCTGCGGCAGCAGGGACCTGAGCGAAGAGTGGTTCGACTTGGTGATAATCTCAGATCCCGAAAACAGCAGAATCGCCCAAAAATTGGGCGTTACCGTGCCCGGAAAGTACGCTATAAGGGTTAGATGA
- a CDS encoding GTP-dependent dephospho-CoA kinase, whose translation MMYFRLTSDLRKLLKEPLGRLERGEIPEPYLRARGELERAGYLITVGDVVTENVLKLGLKPAVAIYDHRTHRREYDPDITDSAVVMTVQNPPGTITKALLNAIRKGFLLAKRGRRVYIKVNGEEDLAAIPAVLYAPEGSVVVYGQPNEGVVLIKVTSECKLKCGKLMSKMEVIQDGD comes from the coding sequence ATGATGTACTTCAGATTAACCTCCGACCTGCGGAAACTCCTGAAGGAGCCCCTCGGCCGGCTTGAGAGGGGTGAAATCCCCGAACCGTACCTTCGGGCCAGGGGAGAACTCGAGAGAGCAGGTTACCTGATTACAGTGGGGGACGTTGTCACGGAGAACGTCCTTAAACTTGGGTTGAAGCCCGCGGTGGCCATATACGACCACCGAACCCACAGAAGGGAGTACGACCCGGACATAACAGACAGTGCAGTTGTTATGACCGTTCAAAATCCGCCGGGGACTATAACGAAAGCTTTATTAAACGCGATTAGAAAGGGCTTCCTGCTCGCCAAGCGAGGGAGAAGGGTCTACATAAAGGTGAACGGCGAGGAAGACCTCGCGGCGATTCCAGCCGTGCTCTACGCCCCAGAAGGGTCGGTGGTGGTTTACGGGCAGCCGAACGAGGGGGTAGTGCTTATAAAGGTAACATCCGAATGCAAGCTCAAGTGCGGAA